In Jaculus jaculus isolate mJacJac1 chromosome 4, mJacJac1.mat.Y.cur, whole genome shotgun sequence, a single genomic region encodes these proteins:
- the LOC101613863 gene encoding actin-related protein 2/3 complex subunit 1A-like: MSLHQFLLEPTTCHAWNRDHTQIALSPNNHKVHIYKKNGSQWKKAHELKKHNRRITGIDWAPKSDRTVTCGADRNASVWSQKDGTWKPTLVILRINCAATFVKWSLLENKFAVGSGARLISVCYFESQNDWWVSKHIKKPIRSTVLSLAWHPNNVLLAAGSCDFKCRVFSAYIKEVDEKPASMPWGSKMPFGQLMSEFGVSGTSGWVHGVSFSASGSRLAWVSHDSTVSVAEASSSGQVSTLKTEFLPFLSVLFVLENSVIAASHDSCPMLFNYDDRGCLTFLSKLDIPKQSIQHNTSAMERFCNMDKKAKTEDRSTALETLHQNSITQVSIYEGTSKIVTNFAPLASMEP; encoded by the coding sequence ATGTCCCTGCATCAGTTTTTACTAGAGCCAACAACCTGCCATGCCTGGAACAGGGATCATACCCAGATTGCCCTTAGCCCCAATAATCACAAAGTGCACATCTACAAGAAGAATGGGAGCCAGTGGAAAAAAGCTCATGAGCTCAAGAAACATAACAGACGTATCACAGGTATTGACTGGGCTCCAAAGAGTGACCGCACCGTTACCTGTGGGGCTGACCGCAATGCCTCTGTCTGGAGTCAGAAAGATGGCACCTGGAAACCAACCCTGGTCATCCTAAGGATTAACTGCGCAGCTACTTTTGTAAAGTGGTCTCTCCTAGAGAACAAATTTGCTGTGGGAAGTGGAGCAAGGCTCATTTCTGTTTGTTACTTCGAGTCCCAAAATGACTGGTGGGTAAGCAAGCACATTAAGAAGCCCATTCGCTCCACAGTCCTCAGCTTAGCCTGGCACCCCAACAACGTTCTGCTGGCTGCAGGATCGTGTGACTTCAAATGCAGAGTGTTTTCTGCCTACATTAAAGAAGTGGATGAGAAACCTGCCAGCATGCCCTGGGGCAGCAAGATGCCTTTTGGTCAGCTGATGTCAGAGTTTGGTGTCAGTGGGACTAGTGGCTGGGTCCATGGGGTCAGCTTCTCTGCCAGTGGGAGCCGCCTGGCCTGGGTCAGCCATGACAGCACTGTGTCCGTAGCTGAAGCCTCGAGCAGTGGGCAGGTCTCCACTCTGAAAACTGAGTTCCTGCCATTCCTGAGTGTATTGTTTGTCTTGGAGAATAGTGTCATAGCTGCTAGCCACGACTCCTGCCCAATGCTCTTTAACTACGATGACCGTGGCTGCCTGACTTTTCTCTCCAAGCTAGACATTCCGAAACAGAGCATCCAGCACAACACGTCCGCCATGGAACGCTTCTGCAATATGGACAAGAAGGCCAAGACCGAGGACCGTAGCACAGCTTTGGAGACGCTGCACCAGAATAGCATCACTCAAGTATCTATTTATGAGGGGACAAGCAAGATTGTCACAAATTTTGCACCACTGGCATCGATGGAGCCATGA